The genomic window tcactgtaaaataaacaaataaaaataaaaacaaatagatacatttttaaaaatttgcacattaacaaatgagatatgcttaaaaaaattatataatttttttttgtgtcaagcaaatgacaaacaattctgttcattacttttaaataaataatattaaaattaaaatcgcctcattttgcttctcaaatgtgaaattgtttcacacggggacatgagataaaatactcctgaagaaaacaaatgtctaaaggagagagatgacgattaagaacaaatatattaaccgttagattagtttttgcataatgacatttttttttatgaaaataaaaaaacaaatatatgaacatgtgagttgggaacggggagtggagtatcactctccattatgtcatttctccttaaaatctccaaaatttggatattttatcatatttaaataaactattacattaaatataaaattaattttacaaataattaaaaaaaatcacaatattaaaattttaataatccatatttttcatgtgtgaaaaaaaatgatctatatttttcatagaacattaacccgggcgatagcacgggtaagttatactagtttgAATTATAAAGGAGTACAAGGGATACTCAATCCCTTACAATTCAATACAAAACGTTTATATACTTTGTAAACATGCAATAGGATTAGAACACCAATCAATGGACGTGTGCCCTGCTCTTCCACTGAACCATATCATGATATCGCCGTAATATTATCAACCAACTTAGAAACACCCGCCACCTCCCCTCGAAATATAATATTATTCCTTAATTTCCATAAGCACCAAGTAGTAGTCAACCAAATCAAATGTCGAAATCGCCCAGCTTTGTTTGATTTGAGAGATCACCAAAGTTAAAGAAATGGTTCAGCCCTTCATCACCAACAGGAACGCCACACCCCATCCAATTAAAAATTGCATTCCACACCTCCCTACAAATATCATTTTCATATGATATTTCCTCGCTACAATAATTAGTTGTATATGACAATATTAAAATTCAATTATTGTTGAGTAACGATAACGACTCAGTTGGACTTAAAAAGTGAAGTGATGGCTCTATCAAAAGAGGAGGGGGCAATTAAGATGAGTATAATTTAGCGAACTAAAAGTAAAGATAGTTTAATGTTCTAGAGATCGGGATCATTACTTATGTGAATTACATTACATAAAGATTGAGTTTGTATCAGAATGATAGAAAGTCTAACACAATTACTTTAACAGAgagaatattatattaaaacacacatcaatgcaagtttATAACTATAACTTGATTGATTTACCTAACATTTAATAATAGTACTCATACCAACGTAGTGTTACACAAGTCGTAGATACTTGGGTCCCTTAATTAtttggtcctgggttcgattccCGGCCGGTGCGTATGtaaaaacatttgttgggagaggttgaccccttaaatggatcttaGTTACCTTgaggggattagtctctgcagttgcgcgcggATGATACTTTTGGtatacctaaaaaaataaaataatagtactCATACAAAGATGACATGAGAGATTAATTATAGTTTGTCATATTCATATCGAGAGGCGAACTCTTGTGCGGATGCCCTTGCCAACATGGGACGGGACTGAACTTTGTGTTTATGATCGGTGTCCtactaaattgagtaatttgttGCTAGCTAGATAATAACATGGGGATATCTATCTCTCATGTTGGAACATTAAATTCAATATGTGTTTTggctattttttaataatttattttgttggaagaagccttttcttttatttatttcttctcattttctcttttgcTGGGATGTTCATAAGAACCAACCATCTCACGGTGACTGAAATAATTGGATATCCAATGATATGACGTAGTCATTCTCTGTGTTGGAATTCCATTACTCAATACAAAGGTTCCTATAGGTATCATTTTTTTCCCTTGAATATCTTTTTAAGCCTTTCTTTTGTGTGTGGGTGGGTGGGTGGGGTGGGTGTGAggattttagaaaaattaattggCTGAAAATGGGATAAAGTTTGTCTTGATAGGATGTTGAAGGGTTGGGGGTTAGAGAGTTAGAGAATTTAACTTATCTATCTTAGGAAATTAAGTGGAGTTGGAGATTGTTAGTAGATCAAGAGAGCTTATGATTTAAGGTGTTGGTGGCTAAATATGGCTTTGGAAGATGGGCGAGTGAGGGGAGGTGGGAGGATTATGTCGTCGTGGAGGAAATATGTGTGTGCTGTTAGATAAAGAGTTGGTTTGAGTGTAGGTCGTTAGTTCTAAAATAACATTAGTAGGATGATTGGTAATGGTGAGGAGCCGTATTTTTAGAAaggagaaattcttaggtgagtcctCACCTAAacattaatgattaggcacaatCAATcatataattacaaataattaataattaatttatgaaataattacaACTAATTAATAGAGTAGTAATTAAAACCAAATCTCTACcaataaggaaagaaaaaaaaacatgtgcactttataaataaaaaaaattctaatcgctcaaatttttttgtttctaactaatctctttttttttaattttatttatttattagtttcaattattttttctctatttttttgggaaatttACAGACTGCAAACtattatggttttgttttgtaAAAATGAAACAATGGATAGTTGATAAACAAATTTATCGATGAgttcaaaaaaaagtttatcGATGAGTTcataacaaataaattataaggtAGTTTATAGTCAATAAGCTTGTTAATTCAATTTAtagtgtttagtaaaattaatgGTTGGACTAACTTATAATCAATAActtattttgtcaattaaatcaTTCTTCACCTAGgtaaacttaaaatataatgaaatagTGTAAAATAACATGATTGGAAcaatttctaaaaaataaataattggaacAAGAAATAAACGAAAatattttcgtcaaaaaaaaaataaacgaaaaatatttaaacaaaccaaaagaaataaacgaaaaatatcaaataaaaaaaagaaataaacgaaaaataaaaaatagagatggAACAAGAAAAATACGAGGGAttggaaaaataattatataatgcacacattttttttgcttatttttaGAGAAGAGATTtgatgtaacaaaaaaaaaaaagagaagagatTTGATTTTAATGCCTACTTCATCAATTACTAGTAagtatttaataaattaattatttataattatatgattgGTTGTGTCTAATAATTAATGCTTAGGTAAATAATTGGAACAAGAAATAAACGAAAatattttcgtcaaaaaaaaaaacaaaaaatatttaaacaaacccCAAAAGAAATaaacgaaaaataaaaaataaaaaaaagaaataaatgaaaaataaaaaatagagctggaacaacaaaaatatgagggattggaaaaataattatatatatgcacacgtttttttttgcttatttttgGAGAAGAGAtttgatgtaccaaaaaaaaaaagagaagagatTTGATTTTAATGCCTACTTCATCAATTACTAGTAagtatttaataaattaattatttataattatatgattggttgtgcctaataattaatgcttaggtgaggactcacctaagaatttctctttAGGAAGATAATTGGTTAGATGAGAGACTTCTTAGATTTTCTAgactttttaatttatatgttgataaaaatattgcGGTGGCAGAGATACGCCAGACAGGGGGTGGAGTGTGGGGGAAGAGGGGTGGAATTGGCGTTGGAATCTGTTTACATGGGAAGATGTGTATTTGGAGTGTTGTGTtgctaaaaaaagaaataattttgttaataaaaatccTATTTGCAAAGCAACTTTATTAAAAACTAGCGGCTAGACAAGCGCGTTTCGCGACAGCATCTGTCTATGatgcaaacttatgtaaaaaaataatgtcttatgttatggtgagtttgttaataaaagttttttgtcGCAAATTATGAACAAGAACAaataaatacttttttattgttttttaccaCCAGTATCCGGTCTACTGGACCGCTTAATCTGGTTCATGggtcagttatgacatcaagtggtttcagtttcTCTCGATCACAGTTGCGAGATATTGCATCGTGGTATCCTTACAAgtccaacgtcaatcaccactgtaCTAACTAATGATTggttaaaaacaaataaatatttttttaatcaagatCAAATAAATATTACTACCTTATATTattcagaaataaaattattaaagatctcttctttttttttaaataaaattataaatgatcTCTAATTAAAGATTCAATAACGAAAACAATATTGTTTTTTGAAACAAACGTGTTGCCTATGGAAAAATGGAATAGCTCAGACACATGCATATATACATAGctggtagaaaaataaatacgggtaaaaaaatttaacaatcattttcttccttttttattttattccttcCATATCCATGACACGTTGAAATACCTATAAATAAGCCTACTTTGTGACTGAGGACAAGTTTGGTGAGAATCATATTGTTTTTTGGAAAAAGAGGAAGGAAGGGATAGTATAGGTGAGGTAAGTTTTATTGTCACATTTTTTTCCTTACTTGTCGTTGTTGATGCTAGATTAggttatgtttttttatatgaatgatGCTTGACTAATATTTGACTAGGTTTATGTTTGTGTAACATTATTTTAGGAATTAGGATCTTGTATGGTTATTGACAGTATATAGCTAgctacatatttttttattgttccaTCTAtttaaaagatgaaaaattttggattttttattggtggtggtggtgacctttttattgatgattagaaacatatacgtaaaaaaaaaagtaagaattttttatttttatttttttgtttaaatatttgcattccaaaaaaatataatttcttttattaaaatttattgattcattatgtaccaaaaaaaaaaaaaaaaaaaaatttattgattcatttaaaattttccaaatatacaaaactttcataatatataaagtattatgaaatcttgattgtaaaaagtcttttgaaaaaaatctctcaaaatccaatcaaattatgtattaaaaatcttgattgtaaaaaagtcttgtaaaaaaaatctttaaaatctaacaaaatcaatatagtccaacaaaatctcataaaatcatcaagatttttttttgccaaaatctCGTATTAGTTGTCCTTATTTATTGTTGTCCttatttatatgttgttttgCCAAACCTAAATCTCAAATATACGTTGTTTTTCCAGACCAAAATTTCAGAGAGGAAAGATGGAAATTTTAAAGGTTTATTTGGTCGTTACTatgccttttttatttttgtctcttGTCGTGGCTGATTTGAAATTTGGAATGCTGCCAAAAGGGCCTGTTCCGCCTTCAGGACCTAGTAGAGGCTCTTCTAATTCTCCACCTCCACCACATCATTCcgcaaatttgaattttggaatGCTGCCAAAAGGGCCAGTTCCGCCATCGGGACCTAGCGGAGGAATTTCTGCCTCTCCACCTCCACTACATCAtccaaaaaatttatattttggaatgCTGCCAAAAGGGCCAGTTCCGCCATCAAGACCTAGCGGAGGAATTTCTGCCTCTCCACCTCCACTACATCATCCAAcaaacttgaattttagaatgctGCCAAAAGGGTCAGTTCCGCCATCAGGACCTAGCGGAGGAATTTCTGCCTCTCCACCTCCACTACATCATccaacaaatttatattttggaatgCTGCCAAAAGGCCCTGTTCCACCATCAGCACCGAGCAAAGGCTCTTCTGATTCTCCTGCTCCACCAAGTCGTGtttaacaattttaaattttagaatATATTACCAAATGGTGTAACAATTTCTTCATCTTATTTTGTATTTGGTACTTTAAATTATTAACCTTTGCCTCCTCAGATTTGTGATAGATATAACCAAGGGTTTATTTACTTATTCATTTTGCCTCCTCATTATTTACCAAATTgtgatgttttctttttgttttaataacTAAGTCCTTTTTTCTTTACGAAACATAAAAAGGGTTAAAGTCTACAAAAAGTGAAGGATAATTAGCGAAAGGAGTGACAGATGTATTCAATCACAATCAGTTAATAATCTTTAAATCCCTTGCACTAATTAGAATTCCGGTAATCTTTTTGCCCTAATCAACAAACATAATGAAAATAATGatgacttatatatatatatatttttttttaatcaagatCAAATAAATATTACTACCTTATATTattcagaaataaaattattaaagatctcttcttcttttttttaaataaaattataaatgatcTCTAATTAAAGATTCAATAACGAAAACAATATTGTTTTTTGAAACAAACGTGTTGCCTAAGGAAAAATGGAATAGCTCAGacacatacatatatacatagctggtagaaaaataaatacgggtaaaaaaaattaacaatcattttcttccttttttattttattccttcCATATCCATGACACGTTGAAATACCTATAAATAAGCCTACTTTGTGACTGAGGACAAGTTTGGTGAGAATCATATTGTTTTTTGGAAAAAGAGGAAGGAAGGGATAGTATAGGTGAGGTAAGTTTTATTGTCACATTTTTTCCTTACTTGTCGTTGTTGATGCTAGATTAggttatgtttttttatatgaatgatGCTTGACTAATTGACTAGGTTTATGTTTGTGTAACATTATTTTAGGAATTAGGATCTTGTACGATTATTGACAGTATATAgctacatatttttttattgttccaTCTATTTAAAAGCTGAAAATTTTTAGACATATATTTTACTATAGACAATCTAATTATCATCAAACGGTCGGAACATCATGACCGCATGCAATTAGTTAGTCACGGGATCTACGTCCATTGTTTTACCCCATAGCTTTTTGCTGATAATTGTCTTAAAGTTTATCAAACATATcatataaggaaaaaacatataaattaaatagtttATATCCCCATGTTTaagtaaacaaacaaaaaagttcaAAAAGTCTACTATATTACAATTTTTGCTTAATTTgggcttctttttttttgttattatagaAGAAAAGAAGTCATGTCAAGTAACGGTGCCGTTTGCCCACGGGCTTTGAGGGGGCTTGCTTCTTGCTTTACCATCAGTGCTGCTACTTTGATGATTACTGCACATCAAAGTAAATATATCAATGGTTCTTTTCTCACTGTGGAATTTAATGATTTGGCAGCATATTGGTAAGTAATCACACAAAAAATTTTagattcttttattattatgttcAAATTCAAAGTCATAGGGTATGTGAATTatatcaatattaaaatttactatttttttaaagatattttagatgATTTTTTAGAGTTGGCAactaagctaaaaaataaatttttttttttgaagtcgTTCAATTGAGATGAAATCCAGCCTAATAAGAAAAAACTCATATGTTTCATTGCCGGCTTGA from Trifolium pratense cultivar HEN17-A07 linkage group LG1, ARS_RC_1.1, whole genome shotgun sequence includes these protein-coding regions:
- the LOC123892797 gene encoding proline-rich protein HaeIII subfamily 1-like, translated to MPFLFLSLVVADLKFGMLPKGPVPPSGPSRGSSNSPPPPHHSANLNFGMLPKGPVPPSGPSGGISASPPPLHHPKNLYFGMLPKGPVPPSRPSGGISASPPPLHHPTNLNFRMLPKGSVPPSGPSGGISASPPPLHHPTNLYFGMLPKGPVPPSAPSKGSSDSPAPPSRV